From Chionomys nivalis chromosome 21, mChiNiv1.1, whole genome shotgun sequence, a single genomic window includes:
- the Rpl13 gene encoding 60S ribosomal protein L13 — protein sequence MAPSRNGMILKPHFHKDWQQRVDTWFNQPARKIRRRKARQAKARRIAPRPASGPIRPIVRCPTVRYHTKVRAGRGFSLEELRVAGIHKKVARTIGISVDPRRRNKSTESLQANVQRLKEYRSKLILFPRKPSAPKKGDSSAEELKLATQLTGPVMPIRNVYKKEKARVITEEEKNFKAFASLRMARANARLFGIRAKRAKEAAEQDVEKKK from the exons ATGGCGCCCAGCCGGAATGGCATGATCTTGAAGCCCCACTTCCACAAGGACTGGCAGCAGCGAGTGGACACTTGGTTCAACCAGCCGGCACGCAAGATCCGCAG ACGCAAGGCCCGGCAGGCGAAAGCCCGCCGCATTGCCCCGCGCCCCGCGTCCGGACCCATCAGGCCCATCGTGAGGTGCCCCACAGTGCGCTACCACACCAAGGTCCGAGCTGGCCGGGGCTTCAGCCTGGAGGAACTCAGG GTGGCTGGTATCCATAAGAAGGTGGCTCGCACCATTGGCATCTCCGTGGACCCAAGGAGGCGAAACAAGTCCACCGAGTCCCTGCAGGCCAACGTGCAGCGCCTGAAGGAGTACCGCTCCAAGCTCATCCTCTTCCCCAGGAAGCCTTCCGCTCCAAAGAAGGGAGATAGTTCG GCTGAAGAACTTAAATTGGCCACTCAGCTAACAGGACCTGTGATGCCCATCCGGAAT gtttataagaaggagaaagccagagtcatcacagaagaagagaagaacttCAAGGCTTTTGCCAGTCTTCGCATGGCCCGGGCCAATGCCCGGCTCTTTGGCATCCGagcaaagagggcaaaggaagctGCAGAGCAGGATGTTGAGAAGAAAAAGTGA